A window of the Helianthus annuus cultivar XRQ/B chromosome 4, HanXRQr2.0-SUNRISE, whole genome shotgun sequence genome harbors these coding sequences:
- the LOC110936020 gene encoding splicing factor YJU2-like, with amino-acid sequence MGERKVINKYYPPDFDPSKILRNRKPKNQQINIRMMLPMTIRCLTCYNYIYKGTKFNSRKEDVIGETYLGIPIVRFYLKCTKCAAEIIIKTDPRNDGYVIEAGATAARNIEPQQAEEIHDPMEGLERRAADANRERHILHTLDELRSMKARRADVSVDAMLEAFKGSNAVQQENTLEGEDENVIRSIFRRSKEFVRRIDDDELDDDITKKRKVSREFCDKPKDYLMTVVGKAKKREEAGGRIVLKSSTVKFSVVKKLPKA; translated from the coding sequence ATGGGTGAAAGAAAGGTTATCAACAAGTATTATCCTCCGGATTTTGATCCATCCAAGATTTTAAGAAACCGGAAACCTAAAAACCAACAAATCAACATCCGCATGATGCTTCCAATGACCATTCGCTGCCTCACATGTTACAATTATATTTACAAGGGTACGAAATTTAATTCACGTAAGGAGGATGTCATTGGTGAGACATACCTAGGAATTCCCATAGTCAGATTTTACTTAAAGTGCACTAAGTGTGCGGCCGAGATAATAATCAAGACGGACCCACGAAACGATGGTTATGTTATCGAGGCTGGAGCCACAGCCGCGAGGAATATTGAGCCTCAGCAGGCTGAAGAAATACATGATCCAATGGAAGGTTTGGAGAGGCGGGCTGCTGATGCGAATAGAGAGAGACATATCCTTCATACACTTGATGAATTGAGGTCTATGAAGGCGAGGCGGGCAGATGTAAGTGTGGATGCAATGCTTGAAGCGTTTAAGGGATCAAACGCGGTACAGCAGGAAAATACGCTTGAAGGAGAGGATGAAAATGTTATAAGATCTATTTTTCGAAGGTCGAAAGAATTTGTACGAAGAATTGATGATGACGAGCTCGATGATGATATAACGAAGAAGAGGAAGGTTTCTAGAGAATTTTGTGATAAGCCAAAGGATTACTTGATGACAGTTGTTGGCAAAGCGAAAAAAAGAGAAGAGGCGGGTGGGCGAATTGTTCTCAAGTCTTCAACAGTAAAGTTTTCTGTTGTGAAGAAATTACCAAAAGCCTAA